A region of the Heteronotia binoei isolate CCM8104 ecotype False Entrance Well chromosome 9, APGP_CSIRO_Hbin_v1, whole genome shotgun sequence genome:
CACATTTTAAATTGTTCAGATGTTTtcatgtttgccaccttggggaccctgatCAGGCTGGCAGACAgtagaaaaatgttttaaataaagtatCTGTCCACTTCTATATCTGTTATTTGGTCTTGAATCAAATTCTGCTGAGCCCTTATTATCAAGAACCTAGATGAATTTACCACCAGACCATTGCAGATGAGAGGTGTTGgcgtgtgtgagaaagagaaagagagaaggcaatTGGCATTTTTTTGGAAGTCAGAGCTGAATTTCTAGCTGGAGACAGCCAAAAATAAGGATGTAGCCTTGGGGAAGAGGGTAATCGAAGTTGCTGTCTGGGGAATTTTCTGCTTTCTAGGAATGCCTTTTTGCTCTGCttgtatatttttaaagcaaGCATTACAGAGTTTTCTCCACCAATGGAAATTTCACAGTGCTGCCCTCAGAATTTCTCATCATTCGGGGACGGCGGGAACTTGAACAATAATGCAAGATTGATTAAACTGTACATGGTTATGTTACACACAGTGTGTTAAAGAGGGTAGATTTTTTTGTATCTGGCTTCCAAAAAGACGTGATTTGCGTTAATTGTATTAAGTACTCATCTCCTGTTTACTTCAGtgtataatgccaataaaggttgttgttgtgttAAAGAGAAAagtgtagaacaaagtttgagtccagttggcacctttaagttcaacaaagttttatctggatataagcttttgtgtgcatgaacacttcttcagataccttcttCAGTTCTCTTCTCCAGGACTGTgtgtgtacatgaaagcttatccaGTATAAAGCTTTGTGAGTTTTAAAGGATTCACTGTACCCAAGCTTGCTTatgctgtttcagaccaatacagctacccacctgaattgaAAAGTCTATGTTATTGCAGCGTTGGAAGGATTTTTATTTAATTCTTTTACTGATGGGTATAAAagatttcccatttttaaaagtgaaatccAATCAGACGCTTGGAGCAGTGTTTTCACCTCTGGGAAAACTGGGCAAATCCTatatgcatttcttcacaccTGTTGAATGTAGTTGTCTCAGTTTCACCACTTTCTCTATGCAGTGTTCCCTATGGAACACTttctttatgaagaaaggttaaaacgcttggggctctttagcttggagaaacgtcgactgaagggtgacatgatagaggtttacaagattatgcatgggatagagcagggagagaaagtccttttctccctttctcacaatatgagaactcacgggcactcaattaaattgctgagcagtcaggttaaaacggataaaaagaagtacttcttcacccaaagggtgattaacacgtggaattcactgtcaggaggcagcggcagctacaagcatagacagcttcaagaggggattggataaacatatggaacagaagtccatcagtggctattagccacagggtattgatggaactctccgtctggggcagtgatgctctgtattcttggtgcttgtggagggggggcacagtgggagggcttctagtgtcctggccccactgatgaacctcctaatggcacctgggttttttggccactgtgtgacacagagtgttggactggatggcccattggcctgaaccaacatggcttctcttatgttcaccagTGGGTGGGACTTTGATGTAAATGGTGGCTTCCTGCAGCAGTATATGGATTCTGGGTTCTGAGAACAAAGAACGGGAGGATTGCGACCACTGGACTTTTAGACACCTAGAGGTATATCAGGCTGGATATCATTGGTGAGGACGTACTGGATTCGATGGGCTCTTGATCTGATCTTGCATCTCATTTACATACAGTTAAGCTGGTGTTGTGCATTTATcatcagcaggggtcattttgtagaaaaataggaggtggtggagctcattagaataactcattatcatatgccaccacccccagccaaaaggaacccgatgcaagaaaggagagccccgggcgagcgagacctgcttgggctggctagagatgcagccagcccaagcaggcctcgctcgcctcgggctctcctgggccacccctcccagtcaaacggccagcaagccacctgctgcccaaaagcaCATAAAAAGTGAAGAaatggtggtgtgggcttctccaggggtaatgaaggctgctgggggtgtggcaaagcccctagtggctggctggctgcccactctcctaatccagggattgttatgcagctgcaccaactattcaatggactaggtggggaggaagagggagaaccctcacaaaatttcaggagctgtgctcctgtgagcttctgctgaatctgaggccttgtCATCAGTGTGATGAACTGGGGCACTTCCTACCTACGTGAAAGCTATTTCTGGGGAGGAAATTTGTCAGTTCATGGGATGAAaggaagaagagttgttttttttacCCTGCTCTCCACtaccaaagaagtctcagaacagcttacaatcgccgttcctttccacaacagacaccctgtgaggtaggtggggctgagagagctcagagagaacttagtgactgtcccaaggtcacccagctggctgcaaatggaggagtgggtgaATCAAACCTagctctccaaattagagtccaccgctcttaaccactacaccatgctggctggcTGAAAGGGGGAAGTAAAAGAGATGGTCAACTCATGCTCTTCAAGAAGTGCATTTCAGGTGATTCAGTTGTCAACTTGCACACAAAAACCCAATCTTTTTCAATAATCTCTAATGTCACTTATTTCCAGCATCTCTATGACAACCTGTTCTACCATAGCTGCCCTGGGAATGATGCCATTTTGCCTGTACATCTATACATATTCCTGGGAACTTGCAGATGGCATCACAGTTCCATATCAGACCATAGGTATCCTTTCTACTTGCTTTCTGTAAAACCTGGTATGTGTGGGAGGGAATCGAATTTCTTTGACatgctctaataataataatgctaatACAGTTAATCACCATCTATTTCAGAAGTTCAAGGTATTGGTAGAATCTGAATCAGTGGGCCAGTGAGATATTCCTTCAGGATTATTTTATGTACTTTTATATCCTGGCTTTCTGCCACCATGTTTCAGGTGACTAACCCATTTCAAAATATTATCCACCTCAGAGATCTCCGGTCCTGTAGCACCTCTGGGTGCTTTCAGAATTTTGAGAAAGGGCAGTGTGTGCCatcaaaaatggctgctgtagaagATGGAACCAtttacaaaatggccaccatggagACGGGCACAATCACAGAATGTTTAGAGTTTCTAAGCCAAGCATCCTCCTACGAAGGGGCCAGTTATTTGTGAACGGAGTTCTCTGCAGATGCAAACCTGATGCttcttagggttaccaactccagagtccagactagggattttgtgggtggagccagaggagagggggttggagaagggagggactctataatgccatagagtcccccttgcaaagcagtcgttttctccaggtgagatgATCTCTGTCTCTTGGACATCAGTTGGAATAGTGGTAGATCTCTAGCTACCACCTGAGGTTGGCAGCCCCATGCTTCCTGGAGTCTTCTGAAGTACTCCCTGCTTCAGTGAGAAGAGGGAGGTCAAggctggctctctgcccacctTGGGGAAGAGGCACTTTTTGGAAGAAGCAAATGGTTGCACAAGGAAACACATCAGAGGACTCTGCTATGCTCATGGGCACTGCTTTGGTGATCACTAGCCTATGCTACAGTACAGAAGGCACAAAAGGAAAAAGTGATCATAAAGGATAAAAGGAAACACATAAATTAAGAGTACCAATGCATAATTTATACACTAGTTATATAGCtaccaggaaaaatggccactgGGGGAGACAGCTGAGGGAGGGTAAAAATGAGGAAGACATCAAAAACCCTGGAAATGCTGCATCATCCAAACTGATTTTGATCTGAATTGGAAAAGCAAGATTCTGGAGGTGGAACCACAGTTGACCCAGATTTGACTCACAGATAATTTaagcttttttcccccttcacttTTCTAGGAACAAGTCTTCTCAGCTTAATCATACCAGTTGCTTGTGGGGTTTTTACAAACAATAGATGGCCCAAGCATTCCAAAATCATTGCCAAGGTAAATGCCAAAGTGAGTTGCTATTATTCAAAacagaatacaaaaatatcaaaaatattgtgcaagaacACACACTCTTGACTAGTATATACAAAATTAAGAAAACTGTATTTTGTATATACTAGTCAAGAGTGTGTgttcttgcacaatatttttgatatttttgtattctatttattgtgctgccattgttcttttgcatTATTCAAAACAGGGCAAAGAAATGACAGcatacaaaaagaaaaacaaaagggaaaaaagcaaaTTCTGCAGATTTATTTATAACTATTCATGCACTACATTTCTACCCATGCATTCAAGgtggtttaaagtttaaaacacaAACTTGACAATTTAATATTTTCTTTGATTTACAAATGGATAGATTCCTGATGAGACAATGACTATAACTATTTCAGTATGCCTAGAGACGACTAAAGCTGGATAAGCGTGAGAGCTCCCTTTATACCCCCCTCCATGATACTATTTGTGCTGGCACCACTAAAAGGAAGGCACCCTTAACACTGCAGAAAAGGTTATgctggtgttccctctaagctgcagagtcttgtgagcaaaaagtctactttgcaAGCTattagtattaaagttgtgagctactggcattaaaagttgtgagctactgcatagtaTGTTCTGGggttatttttcctgagctaagacaaaaatgtgtgagcgggaggctaaaaatctgtgagctagcttacactaactcagtttagagggaacactggctgggaaTCATGGGGCCCAACAGAATGAAAGCCATATGGGACAGGAGCTGCCCTGAGGAGGCAAATAAAGGGAAATTGAGTAGAGATTTTTGGGGGCATAATGTAGGATTGTGTGAGTGTGAACTGTAGTGAATTCTCCTCTTCATCAGCATTTAATATCATTACCTGCCAAGAGGTATGATCATAATGTGAGGCTGGTGAAACCACTGGGTATTCTAGCACCATATTGAGGCTGGTGAAACCATTGGATATTCTAGCACCCCATCGAGGCTGGTGAAAACACCGGGTATTCTAGCACCGTAATcttcaaagcaaaaatcattCAACATAAGCATCTGATAGCCAGTTGAACTAAGCAATCTGACAACTGGTCTGCTTATCTCAGTGTGTTTCTCCAGGGTGGCAAATCTCAGCCCCACGAACCCTACAATTAGAGACCTTTTGAAGCAGGTCACTCTTGAAAGTTCACACTGGAGCTCCAGAGGGGTCACCAGTCTTTTGTGTTAACTCCACTGTGTGAAGGACACAACCCACCTTGCTGTTGCTGcttcttggttttgtttttttttccttttccttccccccctatTAGGTTGGAGGCATTTTGGGAATTACCCTCCTGATGGTTGAATCAGTAATTGACACAGTATTGTCCAAAGATTCTTTGACTCTGGAGCTCTCTATCCTGACGACTACTGCAGTTTTTATCGTTCACAGGCTACATAGGCGGCTTTCTCTTGGCCCTCATCACCTGCCAGTCGTGGCCAAGGTATTTAAGAAATTCTTGGTATTCCTTAATCCTGAGGAGAATGTGGTGGCATctagggaaagacagaaggtggCTAAAAGAACAGAGGAAAAGACTGTTAAACCTTGTAGTCTGTGACAAAAGAATAAGAAAAcaatgtagaagaagatattgtatttataccccacccttctctctgaatcagagactcagagcggcttacaatctcctatcttcttccctcacaacagacaccctgtgaggtgggtggggctcagagggctctcacagcagctgccctttctaggactactcttgcaaaagccatggctgacccaaggccattccagcaggtgcaagtggaggagcggggaatcaaacctggttcttccagataagagtccacgcacttaaccactacaccaaactgtacctCTGAGTAAGATGCCAGTAGCCACAGAGAGCCATTGTTTTCCAGAACCATTTAATTGATAATTTTATGCactaggtctttttttttttttggacccAAACTCTGTACCTGTTGAAACAAATTTTTAAAGCATCACAATATGTTGGCATTTCCAGGGCTCGAACCATTGCTTTGGAGACGGGATCACAGAACATTGCGTTATACTTTGCATTGCTCCAGTTATCTTTGAACTCTcaccatttctcccagataatcaCTCTTCCTATGCTCTACGGTGCCTTTCAGCTGCTGAATGGATTACTCATAACTGCCGGTAGGTTATCCCATCCAAACACATGTTCTGAGGAGGTGGGGAAAACAGGCCAGGAACAAAGGTTGCCGTGGTTGATCAGACAGGATGATTTTCAGCATACTAAACAAGCAGCTGTTACTCATTTGCTGGAGtccacacattttttttcttctagtTTTTAATGTTAAAAGCTCTCAGGCTTGATTTAAATGTGATGTTGGTGAGGTAACAGGATTGTCCCCTAGAGAGCTTTGCACTGGCCCAGCAACTCCTTGAAATTGAATCACTTTGCATGAGGAGCTGCCTGGTTGGAATTAGATGCTCTGCAAGTGAAGCCCCCCATGGAAGGGGGCACCTGCCCCAGCCAGCATCACAGTTAAATCAGGCTTTTCTTCATCTGCGTCTCTTTCATGAAATCCCTAAGAGCATCTTCACGCATTACATATTcaagcacacacttttaaaatgggTATGTAACCATTTATAAGGAAACCTGGAGAATCGGACATTCTTTCTTGAGTGTACATTTAGGCTATATTCAGACACCTTTAAAGGTGATGTGAAGCTGGGCTTGTGCACATAACACACTCAGAAAATCCTGGTTAGAGATTGATCTATGACACACAAAATACCGTGGCATGGGTGAACTGGAGATTGACTTGGATGCAGCAGAAAATGTCTTCTAATGGAAAAAGTTTGGGTGTTTTTTGCCAGTTCTCTTCCCCCCATTGCAGATCTCCAACTCCCCCTCCTGCTATTTTGGTGACGGGCTGCCCTCTAGGAGCAACCTTTCAGGGACCGTTCTGGGCTACAgctggaaaggaaaagagaggaaGTCTGTTTCCCTGAAAGAAATTCCTTCAGCAGAGATTTATCAGAGGATCCAAGATTTAGTCTACCCTCCCCCTCCAAGATTCTATGCCTGGATTAAATTCCAGTTTAGTCTAAATTCTGAGCTTTTATATACTCTTCTTTTTATTGCATGCAAACTCACATggcttcatttttttcttttctacacattttgctccctctagtggtcacttCAATATTACATTCAATATTACAATATTACATCTCTGGTGCATTTATCTGCACATTTAGCACAGAGGGAAATACGCTGGAGGCACAGCAGTGTAATATCAAAGCTACCACTAGAGGGAGGAAAACATGTGcatcaaagaacatccccccctcccaaaaaaaaagcaATAGGCACACACAAGTGAAAAGAGAAGATTGTGAAAAAGTCCTCCATTTAGAATTCTGGGGGGGATTTCTATTTATGTTAAAAGCATTTTAGTCTACTTTTCCCCATGCTACTGGATTCAGGACGGAAGGAGAGTGCGGAAGCATGGCAGCAAACTAGGTCTGTGCATATGTCTGCTCAAAGTGATGTGTAAATGCGCTCTTAGTAACAAATCCAGCTTTGGAAGCTAAGTAGCGATAGAGATAatcagtacttggaagagagaccaccaagaaagacctgggttgctatgcagaggaaggaaatggcaaatgctcatctcttgccttgaaaaccccaatgTCATGAGGTCCCTATGAGTTGGTTATGACTTTAAGGCACACAttgcacacccacccacccaccccatggcTGCAGAACTTGTGATCCACCTAGCTGAATATTGTCTGCGAGCCAGGCAGAGCAGACCACAGGAAGCTAAATTAGCCATCTGTTTCCTCTCTTGCCCTGGGAATGAGGATATTCCAAGACCCTGGCAAGTCTGTGGTTGTGTTGGTGGGTCCTGGGCTTTCTTTAGTTGTTGATGGCTTCCAAGAGCTATTCAAGAGCTTGTCTTGTAAGAAAAACAGCCTAGAGGGACTCTCATCACCTAATATGTGTTTGTGTTGCATGCAGTGTATCACATTtacaagaaatgtctggggaaaagagaagaagagaaagcaCTGGCACCCCACGTTAACATGTTAGACATTCCAGGCAGCAAGATCGCCATGGGATTTGAAAAGGAAGAGGATGGCCCTGTGCATTCCAAGATGGAAAATGAAAAAGTTGGCCAGTTTCAACAGGTGGCTGAGCATGATATGACTTCCCTTGAAGGAATCCCATGACTTCATCCCCAAGGTGCAAAAGATTTAATAAACAAGAAACAGGTTGTCATTAAGGTCTAGCCTTCTGTGTGCATTTTCATGGATGCCGTGATGGTCTTCTCTGTCTCATAGCTGGGATAGCTTGTGTTAAGGACATATcactgggagggaaggcagcatggtgttgcctgatcttgtcagatcctagAAGAGaagcagggctggtacttggaagggagaccaccaaggaaggctctgtagaggcaggcaatggcaaaccacctctgtttctcgcttgccttgaaagccctttgttgGTGTCACAATAAATCAGGTGTGACTTGACTGCATTTTGCACATGTGCAAGGATGTATCCCAAGTCACAGGCAAGCAAAAGCCATGCATTTGATTCATGTATCAAGGCACCTACTGGAAACAATGCATTTCTGAACTGACCTAGACGAACTCACAATGTCAATTATGTCAATTTGTGATACTAAAATACCGACAAGCCCTTTTCTGTCCATTCTGACAGCCCTTCTTTTCTGTAGTGCGCCTGATGTATGGTTGCTTCTATATTTGCCTGTTTGTATATGCCTCATTTTGTCCTTCATATGAACCCAATTTGAATTCATCACCCTTCCTACAGAGAACGAAGCAAAATGACAGATTCCAGACAGCAGAATACTTTCCTGCATCCCATCCCGACCTTTCCTGAATTATGAAGAAACAGGAGCTCCAGAGATGGGACATCATTTTTACGCTTGTGATCATGTGCAAAAAGAAATGGAACTGTCTGATTCCACTGAAATATCTGAGTTGTTATAGAACTCAGATATAGCTGGAAACGTTTGAGATGGCAGAAGGCAAAGAAAAAGGGCCTGGACACCAggaagaaaacagaatatattAAATGGACAGAAAAATAAGATGGCcatttttcatattttaaaagtGTATTTTTATTTACACTGTGGAGGTGTCTCAGTAGTTATACACTCAGACACCTGATAATTCaacattttttttgtaaaagtatataaatatatacataagtCTCTATAAAGTAAACAATATAACATGTGATACTTACAGTTCAATGTTTGCTACTTTCCCCTATGCTAATATGATGTAAAGCTTAAATACTGATTTCAAGTATTTTCTATAAAAAGCTCTAccgtatctttttaaaaaaatgctggaaAAAGACAGCTCTGCTAtaaacaaacatttttaaaaacagactaATACAAATGTCCCTGTAAGAAAGTCCACCAGGATAAAATACTGTTtgtatctctccccccaccctgcccatcATCCCCAGCATTAGAATATATTATAAAAtagctgggaagaaaaaaataacaaCCGTAGGAGACATTAATACTTCTTGGAAAAACAGAAAGCTGTTTAAAAATGTCAATTGTTTGTCAGAATGTCCAAAAACTGCACTAACTGCAGCACCGTCCAATGGGACCCAAGGCTCTGTACCATTCAGAAGTCGGGGGAGTGCAGGGGTACATGATGCTTGTCAGAAACTGGGACCCTATTGGCAAGACCGCACTCATGACGGCACACTTGTGCCACAAATACATATTAGCTTGATACCAGTTCAGCAGTCCCAGCTTCCCCCCAAGGTTTTCTGTAAATTATGGTTCACTGAGGATTCTGTGGCAGGAATA
Encoded here:
- the SLC10A6 gene encoding LOW QUALITY PROTEIN: sodium-dependent organic anion transporter (The sequence of the model RefSeq protein was modified relative to this genomic sequence to represent the inferred CDS: deleted 1 base in 1 codon), whose protein sequence is MSNNSLTLSNATSDWREPQEENSMYKVGLSVMTTLVMALLVFSMGCTVEVKKLWDNIKRPWGIAVGMICQYGLMPLVAYILAISLATTTTQSVAILILGCCPGGTVSNLFTYWIDGDMDLSISMTTCSTIAALGMMPFCLYIYTYSWELADGITVPYQTIGTSLLSLIIPVACGVFTNNRWPKHSKIIAKVGGILGITLLMVESVIDTVLSKDSLTLELSILTTTAVFSFTGYIGGFLLALITCQSWPRARTIALETGSQNIALYFALLQLSLNSHHFSQIITLPMLYGAFQLLNGLLITAVYHIYKKCLGKREEEKALAPHVNMLDIPGSKIAMGFEKEEDGPVHSKMENEKVGQFQQVAEHDMTSLEGIP